CAACGGTTGTAACAGGTCTTGAAATGTTCAGAAAACTGTTAGACAGCGCTGTAGCAGGAGACAACATTGGCGTACTGCTGCGTGGTGTTGAAAGAAAAGAAATTGAACGTGGTCAAGTACTTGCAAAACCAGCTTCAATTAAACCTCACACGAAATTTTCGGCACAAGTTTATGTACTGACGAAAGAAGAAGGAGGCCGTCATACGCCGTTCTTTAATGGCTATCGTCCGCAGTTCTACTTCCGTACAACAGACGTAACGGGTGTGACGACGCTTCCAGAAGGCGTAGAAATGGTAATGCCTGGCGACAATATTCGCATGGATATTGAGCTTATTACACCGATTGCAATGGAAGAAGGACTTCGTTTTGCAATTCGTGAAGGTGGCCGTACTGTAGGCGCCGGTGTTGTTTCAGCAATTAATGCATAATCGTAAAAATTAATTTTGTCTACATAGTGCGGGGGAGACACAAAGAAGAAGAGACTTCTTTGTGTCTTTGCGCGTAAATTAGACCGTTTTTTGCGAGATATGGCACACCAGGGCTCGTGGGCTATTGACATAGCAAATTAATTATGATAAATTATATTAGCGACATTTTAAAGACTTGTCACATTTATTAGCTTAGAGGGGTGTAAAAGATGCGCAACGCAGTAACATTGGCCTGTACGGAATGCAAACAACGCAATTATCAGACCAATAAGAACAAGAAAAATGATCCGGATAGATTAGAACTCAACAAATACTGCAAGTTCTGTAAAAAAGAGACTTTACACAAGGAAACAAAATAACTTATAATAGTTAAGTGTTATACTTAGTAGGGGCATAGCTCAATTGGTAGAGTAGCGGTCTCCAAAACCGTTGGTTGAGGGTTCAAGTCCTTCTGCCCCTGCCAGTGTGTAAAAAGTTATGGAACCTGGCAGAAGACGGGGTGTGAGTAAGAAACATGGCTACTCAAGAAACGGCAATGCCGCAAGGAACGCCGCGGTTTAAAAAATTCTTCCGGGAAGTTAAGGCCGAACTCAAAAAGGTGTCATGGCCCAATAAGCAGGAACTTATTTCTTACACAGGAGTTGTTTTTGTTTCGGTAATATTTATTGCCGCTTTGATTTGGGTAGTTGACAGTGTATTTAACGAGGCGTTACGACTGATACTTAAGTAGGGGGTGGGGGACGGAAAAGTCCCTTGGTAACGATGGAATCAGAAAAACACTGGTATGTCATACATACCTATTCAGGGTATGAGAACAAGGTTATGGCCAACCTGGAACGTAAAGTGCATTCCATGGCTATGGAGAACGAAATATTTAATATTGTTGTTCCCATGGAAGACGAAGTAGAGATCAAGGACGGTCAAAAAAAAATATCGAAGAAAAAAGTATTCCCAGGCTATGTGCTTGTGGAAATGATCGTGACAGATCGTTCGTGGTATGTGGTGCGCAATACGCCGGGTGTTACAGGTTTTGTCGGTTCCGGTACCAAACCTATTCCGCTTAGTACTGCCGAAGTGAAGCACATCCTTAAATCGATGGGAATGGAAGATGTCAAACCCAAACTTGATATCGAGTTAAATCAACTTGTGCGCATCACAGCAGGGGCCTTTGAAAATTGGTCAGCCACAGTGATAGAGGTTCATCCGGAACAGGCTAAACTGAAAGTTCTTGTCGATATGTTTGGACGAGAAACACCGGTCGAATTGGATTATACACAAGTAGAAAAGATATAAATAGAGTGCAGTAAAACTGCCTTTAAGTGGGAGGACTTCTAGTCCGTCAACCACAGTTAGTTAGGTAAGGAGGTGTAACCATGGCTAAAAAAGTAATTAAATTGGTTAAATTACAAGTTCCAGCAGCGAAAGCAACTCCGGCGCCTCCAGTAGGCCCTGCTCTTGGTCAAGCTGGCGTCAACATTATGGCGTTTGTTAAGGATTTCAATGAAAGAACAGCTAAACAAGTCGGACTGATTATTCCGGTAGAGATTACTGTTTTTGAAGATAGATCCTTTACTTTTGTCACTAAAACTCCACCGGCTCCTGTACTTTTGAAAAAAGCAGCAGGTATTGAAAAGGCTTCCGGTGAGCCAAATAAGAAAAAAGTAGCCAAGGTTTCTCGTACGAAAGTTCGCGAAATCGCTGAAAGTAAAATGGCTGACTTAAATGCCGCTAATGTAGAAGCAGCAATGCGGATGATTGAAGGCACGGCGCGCAGCATGGGAATTGATGTTGTCGACTAATGCTTAATTAGGTGGGAGGATTTTTCCGCTAAACCACAAGGAGGAATAACATATGCCAAAAGTTGGTAAAAAATATCAAGAAGCTGCTAAGCTTGTTGATGACAAACAACTGTATGAAGTTGAAGAAGCCATTGATTTAGTGAAAAAAACGGCTACAGCGAAATTTGATGAAACTGTTGAAGTTGCCATTAAATTAGGTGTCGATGTGAAATATGCTGACCAGCAAGTTCGCGGCGCTGTTGTATTGCCGAACGGAACAGGTAAGAGCAAATCTGTACTTGTTTTTGCTAAAGGTGAAAAAGCCAAAGCTGCTGAAGCTGCTGGCGCTGATTTTGTTGGTGCTGAAGATCTTGTAGCAAAAATTCAAGGTGGCTGGACTGAATTCGATGTGGCTGTTGCTACCCCTGATATGATGGGTACAGTCGGTCGACTTGGTAAAATTCTCGGACCTAAAGGTTTGATGCCAAATCCAAAGGTTGGAACAGTTACACTGGATGTAACCAAAGCCATTCATGAAATTAAAGCGGGTAAGATTGAGTATCGTACTGATAAAGCAGGCAATATTCATGCTCCAATTGGTAAAGTTTCTTTTGAACAGGGAAAACTGATTGAAAACTTTACGACACTTGTTGATACACTGAATAAAGTGAAACCTGCTTCTGCTAAAGGACAGTACCTGAAGTCCATTACGCTTAGCACAACCATGGGACCTGGCGTAAAAGTCAACCCACTCAAAGTTGTTTCCGGCAAAAAAGAATAGTTTTATTTTGGCTATAGACCGCAGGTCCCGTTTATTGGGATAAAAGCAATGCTTGCCTGCCGAGGCTGGAAACCGTAATGACAGTTACGACCTCCGGTTTATGCCGTGGGGTCTTTTTAGTTGCATTGATTATGTTGAAGGAGGTGTAAGAAACAATGGCAGTTACAAATGAAAAGAAAGTAGTTGTATCTGAACTCAAAGAAAAATTAGCTGCAGCCCAAGGTGCCGTATTAATCAACTATCGCGGCATTACTGTTGCACAGGATACGAAACTTCGTCGGATATTTCGTGAAGCAGGCGTCGATTATTTCGTAGCAAAAAATACGATGATTCGTTTAGCCGCAGCACAAGCAGGTATTGAAGGTTTAGAGCCTGTTTTGGAAGGCCCAAGCGCTATTGCCTTGTCTGTAAGTGATCCTGTTATTCCAGCTAAAATTATTTCAGAGTTTATGAAAGAAGCCAAAGTCATTTCTATTAAATCGGGTATCCTCGAGGGACAGGTTATTGACGAAGCAAAGGTGAAAGCCTTAGCAGATCTTCCTTCTCGCGAAGTATTGGTGTCGCGTGTACTTGCTGGTATGCAGTCGCCAATCGCTGGTTTTGTCAATGTACTTCAAGGCAATATTCGCAATTTGGTTTATACGCTTGAAGCTGTTCGCCAACAAAAGGAATCCGCTTGAGTTACAAATTAACCATTAAAAATTAAAACAAAAAAACGGAGGTTTTTTATAATGACTAAAGAAGAAATTATGCAAGCAATTGAATCAATGACTGTATTGGAATTATCGGAGCTTGTAAAAGCTTTGGAAGAAAAATTTGGCGTATCTGCAGCAGCTCCTGTAGCTGTAGCTGCTCCTGCTGCTGGTGGCGCTGCTGCTGCTGAAGAGAAAACTGAATTTGATGTTGTTCTGACTGGCGCTGGTTCATCCAAGATTGGCGTAATTAAAGTTGTTCGCGAGATTACTGGTCTTGGTCTGAAAGAAGCAAAGGAATTAGTTGATGGAGCTCCTAAACCAGTTAAAGAAAAGATTTCTAAAGCTGATGCTGATGCAATCCTTGCTAAATTAACTGAAGCAGGCGCAACTGCCGAAGTAAAATAATTAATTGCAGAGTGATAAAAGAGGGCGCTCGGGTAGTTTGAGTTGCCCTCTTTTATTTTTCAAAAAAAAGTTTTATAACACTTGACTTATTTATTATGATATGATAACATTTTAAATTGCGATACATAATTTCGTCTGAAAACACACAATGTGTGTCAGAAGGTATAAATTCGATATTGGCAGGAAATAGTAATATAGTGGAGGATGAATTTGTCATTTCATCGGTCAGAAAAAAGCAAGGTCCGAAATGGAACAATTGAACCTTGCTTATTTTGCGTATTCCCTGCTGGCAGTGCCGGATGTAATTCTGATCTAGCCTGCAATGAATGTTTAGAGTACTTTAGTTAGTCAAAAAGGGCTAAGGGGTGAAGGATTTCATGTTCAAACCTGTTCCGGTGGGCAAAAGGGTAAGATATAGTTATGCAAAAATTGATGAAGTGCTGGACATGCCCAACCTGATCGAGCTTCAGAAAAATTCTTACCAATGGTTCTTGCGTGAAGGGCTGCAAGAAATATTTCATGATGTTTCGCCAATTCAAGATTTTACAGGAAATCTCGTGTTGTCTTTCGAGACTTTCAATTTAGGCGAACCGAAATATGAAGTGGAAGAATGCAAAGAACGGGATGTGACCTACTCCGCACCACTAAGAGTGAATGTGCGGCTCATTAACCGTGATACGGGCGAAATTAAGGAACAAGAAGTATTTATGGGTGATTTTCCACTCATGACAGACACAGGGACCTTTATTATTAATGGTGCTGAGCGTGTCATTGTCAGTCAGTTAGTCCGTTCACCAGGAGTATATTACGGTGAAACGATTGACACGACGGGGAAAAAATTGTATAACGCGACAGTCATTCCAAATCGTGGTGCATGGCTTGAATTTGAAACAGATGCCAATGATATTCTTTCTGTCCGTGTCGATCGGACACGTAAATTGCCTGCTACCATTTTAGTGCGGGCGTTAGGCATTGCTTCAAGTCAAGCGATATCTGACCTATTTGATAATGACATTCGTATTCGGGCAACACTTGATAAAGATAGTTCGGATTCGAAAGAGGAAGCGCTCGTAGAAATTTACAAGCGTCTTCGTCCGGGGGAGCCGCCAACAGTAGAAAATGCGACGCAACTGCTGGAATCTTTATTTTTCGATCCCAAGCGTTATGATCTGGCAACAGTTGGACGTTATAAACTGACGAAAAAGTTGGGATGGCGCCGTCGGCTCTATGGTAAAACATTATTTTCAGCAATTGTTGATAAAACGAGTGGTGAAATTATTCTTCCCGCTGATACGGTGATGGATGAACAGCAACTGAATATTTTGGATGAAAGCGGTATCTTTGCTGAACAACAACTTGTGGAAGTTCATACCAAGCAAAAAGATGGTACACCACTCAAGGTTATTTGTAACACCGTGCTTCCTTACCATCATCGGACAATTACGCGAGAAGATATTTTCTCTTCGATTAATTATTTGTTGAATTTAGCGGAAGGCGTTGGATCAACCGATGATATTGACCATTTAGGCAATCGCCGTCTGCGCAGTGTAGGCGAACTTCTTCAAAATCAATTCCGGATTGGCTTATCAAGAATGGAACGGGTTGTCAAAGAAAGAATGACCATCCAAGATGTGGATGTCATTACGCCGCAGGCGCTCATTAATATTCGGCCTGTAGTTGCTGCTATTAAAGAATTTTTCGGTTCCAGTCAGTTATCTCAGTTTATGGATCAAACGAATCCTTTGGCAGAACTTACACATAAACGACGTTTGAGCGCATTGGGACCTGGTGGACTCAGTCGTGAACGAGCTGGTTTTGAAGTGCGTGACGTCCATCACTCTCATTATGGCCGTATGTGCCCAATAGAGACACCTGAAGGTCCGAATATTGGTCTGATTGGTTCTCTGTCGACGTTTGCACGAATTAACGAGTTTGGTTTTATTGAAACGCCTTATCGTAAAGTGGATAAAGTCAATCATCGTGTAACAGATGATGTCGTTTACTTGACAGCTGATGAAGAAGACGAAATGATTGTTGCTCAGGCTAATGAACATTTAAATGACGATGGCTGGTTTAAAGAAGAACGAGTCATTTGCCGTCATAATGAAGATACGCTTGCTGTACCTGCAGAAAAAGTAGACTATATGGACGTTTCGCCGAAACAGGTTGTTTCCATTGCAACGGCTATGATTCCTTTCCTTGAAAACGATGATGCTAATCGAGCCTTAATGGGTGCGAACATGCAACGACAGGCTGTGCCGCTCTTAAGAACGCAAGCTCCTCTTGTTGGTACAGGAATGGAATATAAGGCTGCTCATGACTCAGGCGTGTGTGTATTGGCGAAAAACGCGGGCGTTTTAGAACGCGTCACAGCCAAGGAAATTCAGGTTCGTACCGACAGTGGTGCCCTTGATACTTATAAATTATTAAAATATCTTCGTTCTAATCAAGGCACATGTATTAATCAAAGGCCGATAGTTTTTAAAGGCGACCGTGTTGAAAAGGGCGAGGTTTTAGCAGATGGTCCATCTACAGCGAAGGGCGAACTTGCCTTAGGTTATAATGTGCTTGTGGCTTTTATGCCATGGGAAGGTTATAACTATGAAGATGCTATTCTGTTAAGTGAAAAGCTTGTGAAAGAAGATGTCTTTACCTCCATTCATGTGGAAGAATATGAATGTGATGCCCGTGATACGAAACTCGGACCCGAAGAGATTACGCGTGATATTCCGAATGTTGCTGAGGAAGTTCTACGGGATCTCGATGATCGTGGGATTATTATGGTGGGGGCTGAAGTTCGTCCAGGCGACATTCTTGTTGGTAAGGTTACACCGAAAGGTGAAACCGAGCTGACAGCCGAAGAACGTTTGCTTCGCGCCATTTTTGGTGAAAAAGCACGTGAAGTTCGTGATACATCGTTACGCGTTCCTCATGGTGAAGCAGGTAAAATTGTTGATGTTAAAGTATTTACTCGTGAAAATGGTGATGAATTACCACCAGGTGTGAATGAACTTGTTCGCGTCTATATCGCGCAAAAACGGAAAATTTCCGAAGGCGATAAAATGGCCGGTCGTCATGGTAATAAAGGTGTTGTGTCCCGGATTATGCGGGAAGAAGATATGCCTTTCTTGCCAGATGGGACACCCGTACAGATTGTACTCAATCCACTTGGCGTACCTTCTCGTATGAATATCGGGCAGGTCTTAGAAACTCATCTCGGCTGGGCTTCCCATGTCATGGGACTGCAAATTAAAGCGGGCGATCTTCATATTGCTGAACGGCTTAAAGAAGTCCACTATGATGTGGAAAAATACGGGTTGCCTGAAACAACAGAAGCCGGTATTCGCTTGGCTACACCGGTCTTTGATGGTGCAACAGAAGCAGATATTCAAAATACCATTCGCGTTGCCAGCCAATCGGAAGATGGCAAGACCGTGCTTTATGATGGCCGCACCGGTGAGCCGTTTGATAATAAAGTCACTGTTGGTTATGTATATATGCTGAAATTACATCATTTAGTTGATGATAAGATTCATGCCCGGTCAACAGGTCCTTATTCGCTTGTTACGCAGCAGCCCCTCGGTGGTAAAGCTCAATTTGGCGGTCAGCGTTTTGGAGAAATGGAAGTTTGGGCTCTGGAAGCTTATGGTGCTGCTTATACACTTCAAGAACTTCTAACAGTGAAATCCGATGATGTTGTGGGCCGCGTGAAGACGTATGAGGCCATTGTCAAAGGTGAGAACGTGCCTGAGCCAGGTGTTCCTGAATCATTTAAAGTTCTTATTAAGGAATTGCAAAGTATTGGTCTTGATGTGAAGATACTTACAGAAGACGCGCAGGAAATCCAAATACGTGATACAGATGATGATATTCACGAAACAGCCCAAGAATTAGAGCTCAATATTATCGGCGAAGATGTAACACGCTCGCCTCATGATCACCACAAAGAAGCACAGCCTGAATCTTCTCCTCCTGATGAATTGGAACAAGGAGATCATGTGGCACCTCTTGAGGAAGAATTAGATATTATTGCTGAAATCGGCGAGATGGGTCATGAACATGATTTGGATTCATCCATTGATGACTCAAATGATAAAGATGATTTGGATAAATAATGAGTTTAGTTAAAGATAATTTATATGATCTTGACGACTTCGAGTAAGCTATGAAGGGAGCGATCCTCCTTGTTGGATGTAAACAATTTTGATTCAATGCGTATTGGATTGG
This portion of the Pelorhabdus rhamnosifermentans genome encodes:
- the rplJ gene encoding 50S ribosomal protein L10; amino-acid sequence: MAVTNEKKVVVSELKEKLAAAQGAVLINYRGITVAQDTKLRRIFREAGVDYFVAKNTMIRLAAAQAGIEGLEPVLEGPSAIALSVSDPVIPAKIISEFMKEAKVISIKSGILEGQVIDEAKVKALADLPSREVLVSRVLAGMQSPIAGFVNVLQGNIRNLVYTLEAVRQQKESA
- the rplA gene encoding 50S ribosomal protein L1, which translates into the protein MPKVGKKYQEAAKLVDDKQLYEVEEAIDLVKKTATAKFDETVEVAIKLGVDVKYADQQVRGAVVLPNGTGKSKSVLVFAKGEKAKAAEAAGADFVGAEDLVAKIQGGWTEFDVAVATPDMMGTVGRLGKILGPKGLMPNPKVGTVTLDVTKAIHEIKAGKIEYRTDKAGNIHAPIGKVSFEQGKLIENFTTLVDTLNKVKPASAKGQYLKSITLSTTMGPGVKVNPLKVVSGKKE
- the rpoB gene encoding DNA-directed RNA polymerase subunit beta encodes the protein MFKPVPVGKRVRYSYAKIDEVLDMPNLIELQKNSYQWFLREGLQEIFHDVSPIQDFTGNLVLSFETFNLGEPKYEVEECKERDVTYSAPLRVNVRLINRDTGEIKEQEVFMGDFPLMTDTGTFIINGAERVIVSQLVRSPGVYYGETIDTTGKKLYNATVIPNRGAWLEFETDANDILSVRVDRTRKLPATILVRALGIASSQAISDLFDNDIRIRATLDKDSSDSKEEALVEIYKRLRPGEPPTVENATQLLESLFFDPKRYDLATVGRYKLTKKLGWRRRLYGKTLFSAIVDKTSGEIILPADTVMDEQQLNILDESGIFAEQQLVEVHTKQKDGTPLKVICNTVLPYHHRTITREDIFSSINYLLNLAEGVGSTDDIDHLGNRRLRSVGELLQNQFRIGLSRMERVVKERMTIQDVDVITPQALINIRPVVAAIKEFFGSSQLSQFMDQTNPLAELTHKRRLSALGPGGLSRERAGFEVRDVHHSHYGRMCPIETPEGPNIGLIGSLSTFARINEFGFIETPYRKVDKVNHRVTDDVVYLTADEEDEMIVAQANEHLNDDGWFKEERVICRHNEDTLAVPAEKVDYMDVSPKQVVSIATAMIPFLENDDANRALMGANMQRQAVPLLRTQAPLVGTGMEYKAAHDSGVCVLAKNAGVLERVTAKEIQVRTDSGALDTYKLLKYLRSNQGTCINQRPIVFKGDRVEKGEVLADGPSTAKGELALGYNVLVAFMPWEGYNYEDAILLSEKLVKEDVFTSIHVEEYECDARDTKLGPEEITRDIPNVAEEVLRDLDDRGIIMVGAEVRPGDILVGKVTPKGETELTAEERLLRAIFGEKAREVRDTSLRVPHGEAGKIVDVKVFTRENGDELPPGVNELVRVYIAQKRKISEGDKMAGRHGNKGVVSRIMREEDMPFLPDGTPVQIVLNPLGVPSRMNIGQVLETHLGWASHVMGLQIKAGDLHIAERLKEVHYDVEKYGLPETTEAGIRLATPVFDGATEADIQNTIRVASQSEDGKTVLYDGRTGEPFDNKVTVGYVYMLKLHHLVDDKIHARSTGPYSLVTQQPLGGKAQFGGQRFGEMEVWALEAYGAAYTLQELLTVKSDDVVGRVKTYEAIVKGENVPEPGVPESFKVLIKELQSIGLDVKILTEDAQEIQIRDTDDDIHETAQELELNIIGEDVTRSPHDHHKEAQPESSPPDELEQGDHVAPLEEELDIIAEIGEMGHEHDLDSSIDDSNDKDDLDK
- the secE gene encoding preprotein translocase subunit SecE codes for the protein MATQETAMPQGTPRFKKFFREVKAELKKVSWPNKQELISYTGVVFVSVIFIAALIWVVDSVFNEALRLILK
- the rpmG gene encoding 50S ribosomal protein L33, with protein sequence MRNAVTLACTECKQRNYQTNKNKKNDPDRLELNKYCKFCKKETLHKETK
- the rplK gene encoding 50S ribosomal protein L11: MAKKVIKLVKLQVPAAKATPAPPVGPALGQAGVNIMAFVKDFNERTAKQVGLIIPVEITVFEDRSFTFVTKTPPAPVLLKKAAGIEKASGEPNKKKVAKVSRTKVREIAESKMADLNAANVEAAMRMIEGTARSMGIDVVD
- the nusG gene encoding transcription termination/antitermination protein NusG produces the protein MESEKHWYVIHTYSGYENKVMANLERKVHSMAMENEIFNIVVPMEDEVEIKDGQKKISKKKVFPGYVLVEMIVTDRSWYVVRNTPGVTGFVGSGTKPIPLSTAEVKHILKSMGMEDVKPKLDIELNQLVRITAGAFENWSATVIEVHPEQAKLKVLVDMFGRETPVELDYTQVEKI
- the rplL gene encoding 50S ribosomal protein L7/L12; the encoded protein is MTKEEIMQAIESMTVLELSELVKALEEKFGVSAAAPVAVAAPAAGGAAAAEEKTEFDVVLTGAGSSKIGVIKVVREITGLGLKEAKELVDGAPKPVKEKISKADADAILAKLTEAGATAEVK